The Desulfuromonas acetexigens DNA window GATGGATGCTCTTGGCGGCGGTGGTCAGCAGTTCCTTGAACTGCTGGGCGTGGGTCAACTGGCGGCCGAGGTCGGAAAGAAACGCCAGCTGCTCCATGCGCCAGCGATCTTCGGCCTGAATAGCGACGTTGCGGGCCAAGGTCGCGAGTTCCTCGGCGACGAGAGCGAGGGTACGTTGGTCCTGTTCAGAGAGCTCGGCATCATCGGCGAGAGTCAGGGCGAGAACGCCAAAATTTTCTTCGCAGCAGAAGACGGGAAGGTACAGGGTCTCGGTCTGGCGCTGGGGTTGACGGGAGGTCAGGGCCTGACCGGGGGGGGAGTCGGCGACTTCCTGGCGGCAGGGGCGAAAGAGCTGGGAGCCGCCGGCATCGATCGATTGCGCAAAATAGCGACCACCGGAGTCGAGCAACAGCAGGGTAACACCGTCTACCGGATAACAGCGCTCCAGGAGCTGAAGAATATCCTTAAAGGCCTGGGGTTGGTCATGGACCGCGCAATGGGCAATGCGGACAACCTTGTAAAGAAGTTCAAAGCCATCGCACTTCATGAACCGTTCTCCCTGGGGCGCGTCATCATTTCATAGGGTTCAACCGATCCGTTCTTGGCGCTCCTGCTCGGTTTTGCAGTCGATACACAGGGTCGTCACCGGGCGGGCGCGCAGCCGGGCTTCGCCGATTTCTTCGCCGCAACTGTCGCAGATGCCGAACTCACCGGCATCGATCCGCTCGATGGCTTCCTGGATCTTCATGATCAGCTTGCGCTCGCGATCGCGAATGCGCAGCTCGAAGTTACGATCCGATTCCAGGGAAGCGCGGTCGGTGGGATCGGGAAAGTTGGTCTTTTCGTCCGTCATCTCCGACACAGTTTTATCGGCTTCCCGCAACAGACCGTCGATCTGGGATTGCAGGAGCTGCCGGAACTCTTCGAGTTTTTCCTTGTTCATGCAAGGGTCTCCTTGGCTTTTGTTTATCCCGGCATATTAGGTTAATCAGCTTCTAAAGTCAATCCGGATCGCCGCCCCAGAAGTGGGTAACGACCGAAGAAACCGGCGTTCAGTACTTTCCCTGAAATTGCACATAGAGGATAAAAGCCAATAGGGCCACCGCCAGCCAGCAGGAGATGATGTCGGTCGTCTTCACCGGCGGCGCCTGAGCCATGACACGGGTCTCGTCGCTGATCGCCGACGGCGGCACTCGGGTCAGAAGTGCCCGGACCAGATCGGGAAAGTCGGCGTAGGCGTTGGAGAGAATGACGAATTCCTCACCGACGCAGAGGGTGAGGAAAGCCCGCTTGCGCACCAGGACCGTCTCAACGGCGGTCATTTCGGCAAAGGACAGGTGCTTGCTGCGCAGGAACTTATGGACGGTGATCCCTTCGTCCGTAATGACCGCCCGGCGAAAAACGCTCTCCACAAAAAAGGCGGTGACCGGCAGCAGCATAAAACCGAGAATCAGCGCCTTGGCCAAGGGCTGTCCCTGGGCCAGCACCGTGACCAACAGCGCCAGGGAAAGGACCAGGAGCAGAGCCAGGGGCAGAAGAAAGGTCCGGCGGATATAAAAGGTCTGTTCTTGAGGCACGATAGAAACTCCCGGTCGCTCACGCGGCCTGTCGGTTAGTCGTTGCGGATGAAGGAGCCACTCTTGCCGCCATGCTTTTCCATCAAGCGGATTTCGCCGATGACCATGGCCTTATCCACCGCTTTGCACATATCGTAGACACACAGGGCCGTGGCGGCAACGGCGGTCAGGGCTTCCATCTCCACCCCGGTCTGGCCGGCGACCTTGACCGTCGCCTCGATTTCGAGACGCCCCTCACCGGGATGGGGCAGGAATTCGATCGCCACCGAGGTGAGCAGCAGCGGATGGCAGAGGGGAATTAGCTCGGGCGTCTTCTTGGCCGCCATGATCCCGGCGATGCGGGCCACGGCCAGGACATCCCCCTTCTCGAAACCCCGGTCGAGAATCCGGGTCAGGGTCGCCTCATTCATGCGCACCTCCCCCCGGGCCACGGCGACGCGACGGGTCGGTGCCTTATCTCCCACCTCGACCATGATCGCCTTGCCCTCAGCGTCGAAATGGGTGAATTGATTATCGCTCAAGAGAACCTCCGGAAAAGCGGTGATTGGTGACTGGTGATTAGTGATTGGCGGACCTGGTTTTAACCAATCACCAATAACAAATCACTGTTTCTACTCAAACAGCCCATCCAGCGCCTCTTCGGCGCGGCGGACGCCGATCAGCTCCATCCCCGGCGGGGCTTCCAAGTTCTTCAGGTTGCCGGCGGGGAGGAGGCAGCGA harbors:
- the moaC gene encoding cyclic pyranopterin monophosphate synthase MoaC; amino-acid sequence: MSDNQFTHFDAEGKAIMVEVGDKAPTRRVAVARGEVRMNEATLTRILDRGFEKGDVLAVARIAGIMAAKKTPELIPLCHPLLLTSVAIEFLPHPGEGRLEIEATVKVAGQTGVEMEALTAVAATALCVYDMCKAVDKAMVIGEIRLMEKHGGKSGSFIRND
- a CDS encoding PH domain-containing protein, encoding MPQEQTFYIRRTFLLPLALLLVLSLALLVTVLAQGQPLAKALILGFMLLPVTAFFVESVFRRAVITDEGITVHKFLRSKHLSFAEMTAVETVLVRKRAFLTLCVGEEFVILSNAYADFPDLVRALLTRVPPSAISDETRVMAQAPPVKTTDIISCWLAVALLAFILYVQFQGKY
- the dksA gene encoding RNA polymerase-binding protein DksA, with translation MNKEKLEEFRQLLQSQIDGLLREADKTVSEMTDEKTNFPDPTDRASLESDRNFELRIRDRERKLIMKIQEAIERIDAGEFGICDSCGEEIGEARLRARPVTTLCIDCKTEQERQERIG